One window from the genome of Acinetobacter sp. LoGeW2-3 encodes:
- the dinB gene encoding DNA polymerase IV yields MRKIIHIDMDAFYASVELRERPELKHLPVVIASHHPRAVVAAASYPAREFGVHSAMPMSQARKRCSQLIVIEPDFQKYREVSAQIHQIFRKYTSIIEPLSLDEAYLDVSDNLLQIPSATEVAMRIREDIFRMTGLTASAGVAPNKFLAKVASDWHKPNGICVIKPSQVQAFIQDLPLKKIPGVGKVTQEKLKSLNLETLGDLQQMDEAVLIQHFGKYGKRLHLYAQGIDERPVETERERQQISKETTFGDDLVLSQCSPYWDQLIQQVWSSLEKKQLSARGITVKLRLKNFQIIQHSRSFRSVLKNPQEMRQALQFLLQDMHLDPTLQFRLIGVGVYQLSPCQQEAQLSLL; encoded by the coding sequence ATGCGCAAAATTATCCATATCGATATGGACGCCTTCTACGCCTCGGTGGAACTGCGTGAACGTCCTGAATTAAAACACTTGCCTGTGGTGATTGCCTCGCATCATCCACGGGCTGTGGTTGCGGCTGCCTCTTATCCGGCACGGGAATTTGGTGTGCATTCTGCCATGCCAATGAGTCAGGCACGCAAGCGCTGTTCACAGCTGATTGTGATTGAGCCGGATTTTCAAAAATACCGAGAAGTTTCTGCACAGATTCATCAGATTTTTCGCAAATATACATCCATCATTGAGCCACTTTCCCTAGATGAAGCCTATCTGGATGTGTCGGATAATCTATTGCAAATTCCCAGTGCCACAGAAGTTGCGATGCGTATTCGGGAAGACATTTTCCGGATGACTGGCCTCACTGCGTCAGCAGGTGTGGCACCCAATAAATTCCTGGCTAAGGTTGCCTCAGACTGGCATAAACCGAATGGTATCTGCGTGATTAAGCCTTCCCAGGTACAAGCTTTTATTCAGGACTTACCGCTTAAGAAAATTCCCGGCGTCGGCAAGGTTACGCAGGAAAAACTGAAAAGCCTGAATCTGGAAACCTTGGGCGATTTACAGCAAATGGACGAAGCCGTCCTGATTCAGCATTTTGGCAAATATGGCAAGCGGCTGCATCTGTATGCACAAGGCATTGATGAGCGGCCAGTAGAAACCGAGCGTGAACGCCAGCAAATTTCTAAGGAAACCACTTTTGGCGATGATCTGGTGCTGAGCCAGTGTAGTCCTTATTGGGATCAACTGATTCAGCAGGTCTGGAGTAGTCTGGAAAAGAAACAGCTGAGTGCCCGTGGCATCACCGTCAAATTAAGGCTGAAAAATTTTCAGATCATTCAACATAGCCGCAGCTTCCGTTCTGTGCTTAAAAATCCGCAAGAGATGCGTCAGGCCCTACAGTTCTTGCTACAAGATATGCATCTGGATCCAACCTTGCAATTTCGCCTGATCGGTGTTGGGGTGTATCAGCTTTCACCGTGCCAGCAAGAAGCACAATTGTCGCTGCTTTAA
- a CDS encoding YgiQ family radical SAM protein: MSTAYTAQTAPKALFDYDKYWASCFEPAPFLPMSREEMDQLGWDSCDFIFVCGDAYIDHPSFVTGIIGRVLEAQGFRVGIIAQPDWTNVEAFRVLGKPNIAWGVSAGNMDSMINRYTADRKIRSDDAYSPDNQPNKRPDRAATVYCQRCREAFPDVPVLLGGIEGSLRRIAHYDYWSDKVRRSILMDSKADLLMYGNGERSIIEIMHRLAKGEKIHQITDVRGTAFIINKHNRAAKAQFVEIASNDVDTIGRVDPIINPYVMSEDIDGCEIEKDKGNSLSQYQNFQKEVVANPIVREGDNLDPDTQIVQLQPTSKAIKHKLPPRELAVIRLPSFEEVANDPVLYAHANRILHLETNPGNARALVQKHGERDVWINPPPIPLTTEEMDYVFDLPYARLPHPSYGNARFPAFDMIKFSVNIMRGCFGGCTFCSITEHEGRIIQNRSEESILREVEKIRDTAPGFTGIISDLGGPTANMYRLACKDPEIEKNCRKPSCVFPGVCQNLHTDHAPLTQLYRKARALPGIKKILIGSGLRYDLAVLNPEYVRELVTHHVGGYLKIAPEHTEKGPLSKMMKPGIGTYDRFKQMFDRFSKEAGKEQYLIPYFIAAHPGTTDYDMMNLAIWLKKNGFRADQVQTFYPSPMATATTMYYTGKNPLAKVARYTEDVDIVKGEKRRRLHKAFLRYHDPNNWPLLREALKEMGRSDLIGNSKQHLIPTYQPAGTEGQYQSARKKNSTVAGDSQKRTGNPGNRGQAQNNRPKKGQILTQHTGLPPRETGDAKKPFGGSKLKGKAKPKSRA; encoded by the coding sequence ATGTCTACTGCTTATACCGCTCAGACTGCGCCTAAAGCGTTGTTTGATTACGACAAATATTGGGCGTCATGTTTTGAACCCGCGCCTTTTTTGCCGATGTCACGCGAGGAAATGGACCAACTCGGTTGGGACAGCTGTGACTTTATTTTTGTCTGCGGTGATGCCTATATTGACCATCCGTCATTTGTGACCGGGATCATTGGGCGTGTACTTGAAGCACAAGGTTTCCGTGTGGGGATTATTGCCCAGCCAGACTGGACCAATGTAGAAGCCTTCCGTGTACTCGGTAAGCCAAATATTGCCTGGGGTGTTTCTGCCGGTAATATGGACTCAATGATCAACCGTTATACGGCGGATCGTAAGATTCGTTCAGATGATGCTTATTCTCCAGATAACCAGCCGAATAAACGTCCAGACCGCGCAGCAACCGTCTATTGCCAACGTTGTCGTGAAGCTTTCCCGGATGTGCCGGTATTACTCGGTGGTATTGAAGGTTCATTACGTCGTATCGCACATTATGACTACTGGTCAGATAAAGTCCGTCGTTCGATCTTAATGGATTCTAAAGCGGACTTGTTGATGTATGGCAATGGCGAACGCTCGATCATTGAAATCATGCATCGCCTAGCCAAAGGTGAAAAGATTCATCAGATTACTGATGTCCGTGGTACTGCATTCATTATTAATAAACATAACCGTGCTGCGAAAGCTCAGTTTGTTGAAATTGCATCCAATGATGTGGATACCATTGGCCGTGTTGATCCGATCATCAATCCTTATGTAATGAGCGAAGATATTGATGGCTGTGAAATTGAAAAAGATAAAGGCAACAGCTTAAGCCAATACCAGAATTTCCAGAAAGAAGTCGTAGCCAATCCAATCGTGCGTGAAGGGGACAATTTAGATCCAGATACGCAAATTGTGCAGCTACAACCAACTTCTAAAGCCATTAAACATAAATTACCACCACGTGAATTAGCAGTGATCCGTTTACCTTCTTTTGAAGAAGTGGCAAATGATCCTGTGCTGTATGCGCATGCCAACCGTATTCTGCATCTGGAAACTAACCCAGGGAACGCACGTGCGCTGGTACAAAAACATGGTGAACGTGATGTCTGGATCAATCCACCACCGATTCCACTGACCACCGAAGAAATGGATTATGTGTTTGACCTGCCTTATGCACGTCTGCCACATCCATCTTATGGTAATGCACGCTTCCCGGCTTTTGACATGATTAAATTCTCGGTGAACATCATGCGTGGCTGTTTTGGTGGCTGTACTTTCTGTTCGATCACCGAGCATGAAGGTCGTATCATTCAGAACCGTTCTGAAGAATCTATCCTGCGTGAAGTGGAAAAGATTCGTGATACGGCTCCGGGCTTTACCGGCATTATCTCGGACTTAGGTGGCCCAACAGCCAATATGTACCGTTTGGCATGTAAAGATCCTGAGATTGAGAAGAACTGTCGTAAACCTTCATGTGTATTCCCGGGCGTATGTCAAAACCTGCATACCGACCATGCACCGTTGACCCAGTTATACCGTAAGGCACGTGCCTTACCGGGCATTAAAAAGATTCTGATTGGATCAGGTCTGCGTTATGACCTTGCTGTATTGAATCCGGAATATGTCAGAGAGCTGGTCACCCATCATGTGGGTGGTTATCTGAAGATTGCGCCAGAGCATACCGAAAAAGGCCCATTATCGAAGATGATGAAACCGGGCATCGGGACATATGACCGCTTCAAGCAGATGTTTGACCGTTTCAGTAAGGAAGCCGGCAAGGAACAGTATCTGATTCCTTATTTCATCGCAGCGCATCCGGGAACTACGGATTACGACATGATGAATCTGGCGATCTGGCTGAAAAAGAACGGTTTTCGTGCCGATCAGGTACAGACTTTCTATCCGTCACCAATGGCGACTGCAACCACCATGTACTACACTGGTAAAAACCCGCTGGCAAAAGTCGCGCGTTATACTGAAGATGTCGATATTGTCAAAGGTGAAAAACGTCGTCGTCTGCATAAGGCATTCTTGCGTTACCATGATCCAAACAACTGGCCTTTACTACGTGAAGCTCTGAAAGAAATGGGGCGTTCAGACCTGATTGGTAACTCGAAGCAGCATCTGATTCCGACCTATCAACCAGCTGGTACAGAGGGTCAATACCAGTCTGCGCGTAAGAAGAACTCTACAGTGGCAGGCGATTCACAGAAACGTACCGGCAACCCAGGCAATCGTGGCCAAGCTCAGAATAACCGTCCGAAAAAAGGCCAGATTCTGACTCAGCATACTGGTCTGCCACCACGTGAAACGGGTGATGCGAAAAAGCCATTTGGTGGTTCTAAGCTTAAAGGCAAGGCTAAGCCAAAAAGTCGTGCCTAA
- a CDS encoding MFS transporter, translating to MSSNSSSSHIEYGSSAFKAVLFSLFLAGFAIFSSLYCVQPMMPILADYFYISPTQSSFPLSFSTIALAVGLIFTGLISDRFGRKPIMVWSLFSVSVLLLLSALLPIWSIFLATRVLIGLTVSGVAAVAMTYIGEEVAEQDVGFAMGLYISGTAIGGMSGRLIAGVLVDFISWQSATLIIGLLNLCIATTFYFLLPRSKHFKAYPIQFSRFIRAFQQNLSDPKLRILFLQGFILMGGFVSVFNYLSYRLIQAPFELSHVWIGLISITYLAGIYSSPRAAAWSRKFGRYKVLAAMLVSMLLGLVLMLINSLAFVFIGLLIFTFSFFAAHSTASSWVSVQSLQYRAVGSSLYLFCYYLGSSLLGSSSGLVWENAGWLGLSVFIAIILGLGLWMAQYLKPATDHSKIE from the coding sequence ATGTCCTCAAATTCATCTTCAAGCCATATCGAATATGGTTCATCTGCTTTTAAAGCTGTTTTATTCTCCTTATTTCTGGCGGGTTTTGCGATTTTCTCATCGCTGTATTGCGTTCAGCCCATGATGCCGATTCTGGCGGACTATTTTTATATCTCTCCGACACAAAGTAGTTTTCCACTTTCCTTCTCTACCATTGCCTTAGCTGTTGGCCTGATTTTTACAGGACTTATTTCAGACCGTTTTGGTCGTAAGCCGATTATGGTCTGGTCTTTATTCTCTGTATCAGTATTACTGTTACTCAGTGCTTTACTGCCGATCTGGTCGATATTTTTGGCAACACGGGTACTGATTGGTTTAACGGTCAGTGGTGTAGCAGCAGTGGCGATGACTTATATAGGAGAAGAAGTGGCAGAGCAGGATGTGGGCTTTGCCATGGGGTTGTATATTTCCGGCACTGCCATTGGTGGCATGAGTGGCCGTTTGATTGCAGGGGTATTGGTTGATTTTATTTCCTGGCAATCTGCAACTTTGATTATTGGTCTACTGAATCTATGTATTGCTACAACCTTTTATTTTCTATTGCCGAGGTCCAAGCATTTCAAAGCTTATCCAATTCAATTCAGCCGTTTTATCAGAGCATTTCAGCAGAACCTGAGTGATCCTAAATTAAGAATTCTGTTTTTACAGGGCTTTATCCTGATGGGGGGCTTTGTCTCGGTATTTAACTATCTGAGTTATCGTTTGATTCAAGCGCCATTTGAACTGTCTCATGTCTGGATTGGTCTGATTTCGATTACTTATCTAGCCGGGATTTATAGTTCTCCTCGAGCTGCAGCATGGAGCAGAAAGTTCGGGCGTTATAAGGTGCTTGCCGCCATGCTTGTGAGCATGCTTTTGGGCTTAGTCTTAATGCTCATTAATAGCTTGGCTTTTGTGTTTATCGGCTTGCTGATTTTTACCTTTTCCTTTTTTGCCGCCCATTCAACGGCCAGTAGCTGGGTATCGGTGCAGTCCTTACAGTATCGTGCGGTAGGTTCGTCCCTTTATTTGTTCTGTTATTACTTGGGTTCAAGCTTACTCGGAAGTTCGAGTGGGCTAGTCTGGGAAAATGCCGGATGGTTAGGATTAAGTGTATTTATCGCCATTATTTTAGGATTAGGTTTATGGATGGCACAGTATTTAAAACCTGCAACTGATCATTCAAAAATAGAATAA
- a CDS encoding MBL fold metallo-hydrolase: MKLGKITLAAILIIVVILGGMGIYLLQPSGQLSEFDAWQAKSNTSTDGLNVRFFGVSTLLFDDGQDQILIDGFFSRPSLWQVISSEVSSNSSLLQKVIQDYQLNRTRVILVTHSHYDHALDIPELAGKLPQVQIVGSESTLNIARSNPAVRTSQLRRAISGQSLQWGQFKVTPIASAHTPPTPVNDDLGEEITTPLKLPAKFSKFKEGGSLDYLIEHGGQRILVKASTGFIPEQLKNVQADILFLGIAQLSRQSKDYQQSYLEQTLTTVKPKIVIPIHWDDFFQPLDQPLQFLPRLADHAPESMRILIKTAEVQKIQVVLLRNTASYSLLKSASSQVP, from the coding sequence GTGAAGCTTGGAAAAATAACTTTAGCTGCGATTCTAATAATTGTCGTCATCCTTGGAGGAATGGGTATCTATCTACTCCAACCTTCAGGTCAACTGAGTGAATTTGACGCGTGGCAAGCCAAATCAAATACTTCAACAGATGGCTTAAATGTCCGCTTCTTTGGCGTTTCTACCCTGCTGTTTGATGATGGACAGGACCAAATTCTAATTGATGGATTTTTTAGTCGTCCCAGTCTTTGGCAAGTCATCAGCTCCGAAGTTTCCAGCAATTCATCTCTATTGCAGAAGGTGATTCAGGATTATCAGCTAAACCGGACGCGGGTGATTTTAGTCACCCATAGTCACTATGATCATGCTCTGGATATTCCTGAACTCGCTGGGAAATTACCTCAAGTGCAAATAGTCGGTTCGGAAAGTACCCTAAATATTGCACGAAGCAATCCTGCGGTAAGAACCTCTCAGCTACGGCGTGCTATATCAGGACAATCGCTACAATGGGGACAGTTTAAAGTCACGCCAATTGCTTCAGCACATACTCCACCCACACCCGTGAATGATGACCTCGGTGAAGAAATTACAACTCCGTTAAAATTGCCTGCCAAGTTTTCCAAATTTAAGGAAGGCGGCAGCTTGGATTATCTGATTGAACATGGCGGACAACGAATTTTGGTTAAAGCCAGTACTGGTTTTATTCCAGAGCAACTTAAAAATGTGCAGGCGGATATTTTGTTTTTAGGCATCGCGCAGCTATCTCGACAGTCCAAGGATTATCAACAATCTTATTTAGAGCAGACTCTCACTACAGTCAAACCAAAAATTGTGATCCCTATTCACTGGGATGATTTTTTCCAGCCGCTGGATCAGCCTTTACAGTTTCTGCCACGCTTGGCTGATCATGCGCCTGAGAGTATGCGTATCCTGATCAAGACAGCTGAAGTCCAAAAGATTCAGGTCGTGCTGCTTCGCAATACTGCATCCTATAGTCTTTTGAAATCAGCATCTTCCCAAGTGCCTTAA
- a CDS encoding DUF2726 domain-containing protein, with protein sequence MATYIMIGSFLLFCTILMAWKRVQDSGKQQDSVLKQRAIFNLNQQLTYTRLKEILPESIILAQVSYDALLTTKFFRTRNKYRNLIADFVVLDQDHLVVAIVAVDDPMVLKRPQQAQYQDALLSMAGYRVIRYEDIPEYHHLRRDFLNEQSEEEGVVNPNTLTALKKFPLYSALGRPKVKAVG encoded by the coding sequence ATGGCCACCTATATCATGATTGGCAGTTTCCTGCTCTTTTGCACCATCCTGATGGCATGGAAAAGAGTACAGGACAGCGGCAAGCAGCAAGACAGTGTGCTGAAGCAACGCGCCATTTTTAATCTGAATCAACAGTTAACTTACACACGCCTGAAGGAAATTTTGCCAGAGAGTATTATTCTGGCACAAGTCTCCTACGACGCGCTATTGACCACCAAATTTTTTCGTACCCGTAACAAATATCGCAATCTGATTGCGGACTTTGTCGTACTCGATCAGGATCATCTGGTCGTTGCCATCGTGGCCGTGGACGATCCGATGGTCTTGAAACGCCCGCAGCAAGCCCAGTATCAGGATGCCCTGCTGAGCATGGCAGGCTATCGGGTGATTCGCTATGAGGATATCCCAGAATATCATCACTTGCGTCGTGACTTCCTCAATGAACAAAGTGAGGAGGAGGGCGTAGTTAACCCGAATACCCTGACAGCACTAAAGAAGTTCCCACTGTATTCCGCTCTGGGCCGGCCTAAGGTGAAGGCAGTGGGTTAA
- a CDS encoding RidA family protein, giving the protein MTVQRLHVSQRFSEIAISGNLVHLAGQLASDFDLDIKGQTQQTLDIIDQFLADAGTDKSHIMSVTIYLKDIERDYAAFNEVWDAWVSDIQALPRTCVEAKLYDPRVLVELTVVAVKPE; this is encoded by the coding sequence ATGACTGTTCAACGTTTGCATGTTTCTCAACGCTTCTCTGAAATCGCGATTTCAGGCAATCTGGTTCACTTAGCGGGTCAACTGGCCAGCGATTTCGATCTGGATATTAAAGGCCAAACCCAGCAAACCTTGGACATCATTGATCAGTTCCTGGCAGATGCCGGAACAGATAAAAGCCATATCATGTCAGTCACTATTTATCTTAAGGACATTGAACGCGACTATGCGGCGTTTAATGAAGTCTGGGATGCCTGGGTGTCTGATATTCAAGCCCTACCCCGTACCTGTGTGGAAGCCAAACTCTACGATCCACGTGTACTGGTAGAGTTGACTGTGGTTGCAGTCAAACCTGAATAA
- the shiA gene encoding shikimate transporter has translation MSSANSISFQEQRARKAALSSFIGAVVDWYDFLLYGIVAALIFKDQFFPSIGNNMGTLAALATFGVGFLFRPLGGVVFGHFGDKLGRKKMLVLTVILMGISTVGIGLLPNFAAIGWWAPVLLVTLRAIQGFAVGGEWGGAALMAVENAPKGKKAFYSSGVQVGYGVGLVLATGAVSLIIATLGEEAFSDWAWRIPFIASIILIGIAMWIRRDQDESQEFVEKVVKAKQHPTKLPILQAISKHPKAFLYIIALRMTELLTMYLVTNFALNYSTNNLGMDKQFFLNITLMVGAISCVSIPFFAWISDKINHKTMCVWGGLIGALSAFPFFMALDAQNTWMIIVGAILLANVAHDMVVSVHQPIFTSLFGTEYRYSGAGVGYQVASIIGGGFTPMIAASLVIWGDGSWHYVAIYLAVGCLLTALVAALMPKTQD, from the coding sequence ATGTCTTCTGCAAATTCAATTTCTTTTCAAGAACAACGCGCGCGAAAAGCGGCGCTTTCCAGTTTTATTGGTGCTGTTGTCGACTGGTACGACTTTCTGCTTTACGGTATCGTCGCAGCCCTGATTTTTAAAGATCAATTTTTCCCAAGTATTGGCAACAATATGGGCACATTAGCTGCCCTGGCCACCTTTGGTGTCGGTTTCTTGTTCCGGCCTCTTGGTGGTGTGGTGTTTGGTCACTTTGGTGACAAACTTGGCCGTAAAAAAATGCTGGTACTGACTGTCATCCTGATGGGCATTTCGACCGTCGGGATCGGCCTGCTCCCTAACTTTGCTGCCATTGGCTGGTGGGCACCTGTCCTGTTGGTGACCCTGCGTGCCATTCAAGGCTTTGCAGTGGGCGGTGAATGGGGCGGTGCTGCCCTGATGGCAGTTGAGAATGCGCCCAAAGGCAAAAAAGCCTTTTATAGTAGTGGTGTTCAGGTCGGCTACGGCGTCGGTTTAGTACTGGCCACTGGTGCAGTGTCCTTAATCATCGCAACTTTAGGTGAAGAAGCCTTTTCAGACTGGGCTTGGCGTATTCCATTTATTGCCAGTATCATATTGATTGGCATTGCGATGTGGATTCGACGTGATCAAGATGAATCACAAGAATTCGTAGAAAAAGTGGTTAAAGCCAAACAGCATCCAACCAAACTTCCGATTCTTCAGGCCATCAGCAAGCATCCTAAGGCCTTTCTGTACATCATCGCCCTGCGTATGACTGAGCTGCTCACCATGTATCTGGTGACCAACTTTGCCCTGAATTATTCCACCAATAATCTGGGCATGGACAAGCAATTCTTCCTGAATATCACCTTAATGGTTGGTGCGATTAGTTGCGTCAGTATTCCATTCTTTGCCTGGATTTCGGACAAGATTAATCACAAAACCATGTGTGTTTGGGGTGGCTTAATCGGTGCTTTATCTGCTTTCCCGTTCTTTATGGCACTGGATGCGCAAAATACCTGGATGATTATTGTCGGGGCTATTCTGCTGGCCAATGTCGCACATGACATGGTCGTGAGTGTGCATCAGCCAATCTTCACTTCGCTGTTTGGTACTGAATACCGTTACAGTGGTGCCGGTGTCGGTTATCAGGTTGCCAGTATTATTGGTGGTGGTTTTACCCCAATGATTGCTGCTTCTCTAGTGATTTGGGGAGATGGTTCATGGCATTATGTAGCCATCTATCTCGCTGTGGGCTGTCTACTGACTGCATTGGTCGCTGCCCTGATGCCAAAAACCCAGGATTAA
- a CDS encoding TonB-dependent copper receptor, which translates to MAQPQFFLQPLAAAVCIACYSPMVMANGHMSVQTMAPIVVTSTAGNEANGLIVRADPKQPIQPVPATDGADYLQSIVGFSAVNSGAGTNGDVTFRGMFGSRIKILTDGTENLGACPSRMDSPTSYISPESYDRISVIKGPQTVQYANTGSAATVIFERSPEQFDQDKKYRGQASVLMGSFGRLDQNVEAAVGDDKKYIRLNTNRSVSNSYKDGDGNTVPSDWERWNADLALGWTPDEDTWVELTGGKADGEAVYSGRMMDGSKFARESLGLRVEKKNVTDVIKKIEAQVNYNFNDHVMDNYSLREFKPGGMMNMPMATNVARKTLNARVAMTNEWDKLQLITGVDTQNNEHSKRNGSPMMPYQNQPRTKDMEFQSVGGFGELSYQVSDNNKLVSGLRLDQIKVDAVQSNQQRKETLPSAFFRFENHHPEHDDGKTYIGLGYVERMPDYWELFSPKSGNGQPNTFKNIDTEKTLQLDLGYQHAHGKFNSWASAYAGLIQDYILTTYLPTGDMGMLEAHTRNVDATIAGAEAGISYQFTETIQADVSAMYAWGKNTTDHTPLPQIAPLEARVNLRYIQDNYTLGAYWRLVDSQNRISEREGNIVGYDNKKSTGFGTLSLNGTYHVNEGVDLSVGVDNVFDRTYTEHLNKMGSSGFGFAANEQFNNIGRNYWARVSIKF; encoded by the coding sequence ATGGCTCAGCCTCAATTTTTTCTACAGCCACTTGCGGCTGCGGTTTGTATTGCCTGTTATTCCCCAATGGTTATGGCAAATGGTCATATGTCTGTGCAGACTATGGCACCGATTGTGGTGACTTCAACTGCCGGTAATGAGGCCAATGGTCTGATTGTGCGTGCCGATCCAAAACAGCCGATCCAGCCAGTACCAGCCACGGATGGTGCGGATTATCTGCAAAGTATTGTTGGTTTTAGTGCGGTGAATAGTGGCGCAGGTACCAATGGTGATGTCACTTTCCGTGGCATGTTTGGTTCACGCATTAAAATCCTGACCGATGGCACAGAAAACCTCGGTGCTTGTCCAAGCCGGATGGATTCTCCGACTTCTTATATTTCTCCAGAAAGCTATGACCGGATTTCGGTGATTAAAGGGCCTCAAACGGTTCAGTATGCCAATACGGGTTCAGCGGCAACCGTGATTTTTGAGCGTAGCCCGGAACAGTTTGATCAGGATAAAAAATACCGTGGTCAGGCCAGTGTGCTGATGGGATCGTTCGGTCGTCTGGATCAGAATGTTGAAGCAGCCGTAGGGGATGACAAGAAATATATCCGCCTGAATACCAACCGTTCTGTATCCAATAGTTATAAAGACGGTGATGGCAACACTGTACCATCTGATTGGGAGCGCTGGAATGCAGACTTGGCACTGGGCTGGACACCGGATGAAGATACCTGGGTCGAGTTGACGGGTGGTAAAGCGGATGGTGAAGCAGTTTATTCTGGACGTATGATGGATGGCTCCAAGTTTGCTCGTGAAAGCCTAGGTCTGCGTGTCGAAAAGAAAAATGTCACTGATGTGATTAAGAAAATTGAAGCTCAGGTGAACTACAACTTTAATGACCATGTCATGGATAACTATAGTCTGCGTGAATTCAAGCCTGGCGGCATGATGAATATGCCTATGGCAACCAATGTAGCACGCAAAACATTAAATGCACGTGTGGCTATGACCAATGAATGGGATAAGTTACAGCTGATTACCGGTGTCGATACCCAGAATAACGAGCACTCTAAACGGAATGGCAGTCCAATGATGCCTTATCAAAATCAACCACGGACTAAAGATATGGAATTTCAGTCTGTTGGTGGTTTTGGTGAATTGAGTTATCAAGTCAGTGACAACAATAAACTGGTGTCGGGCTTGCGTTTGGATCAGATTAAGGTTGACGCTGTACAGTCAAATCAGCAACGTAAAGAAACACTGCCAAGTGCGTTCTTCCGTTTTGAAAACCATCACCCAGAACATGATGATGGCAAAACTTATATCGGATTAGGGTATGTGGAACGTATGCCGGATTATTGGGAATTGTTCAGCCCAAAATCAGGTAATGGGCAGCCAAATACCTTTAAAAATATTGATACCGAAAAGACATTACAGCTTGATCTTGGTTATCAGCATGCACATGGAAAATTCAACTCCTGGGCATCCGCTTATGCAGGACTCATTCAGGATTACATCCTCACCACTTATTTACCAACAGGTGATATGGGAATGCTAGAAGCACATACCCGTAATGTGGATGCAACCATTGCCGGTGCAGAAGCCGGAATTAGCTACCAGTTTACCGAGACCATTCAGGCTGATGTCAGTGCCATGTATGCCTGGGGTAAAAACACCACCGATCATACGCCGTTGCCACAAATTGCACCTTTGGAAGCTCGGGTGAATCTACGTTATATTCAGGACAACTACACTCTAGGTGCTTACTGGCGTTTGGTAGATAGTCAAAACCGCATTAGCGAACGTGAAGGCAATATCGTGGGCTATGACAATAAGAAGAGTACAGGTTTTGGCACCTTGTCTTTAAATGGGACTTATCATGTGAATGAAGGTGTAGATCTTTCAGTCGGTGTCGATAATGTCTTTGACCGTACCTATACTGAACACTTAAATAAAATGGGCAGCTCCGGTTTTGGGTTTGCTGCAAATGAACAATTTAACAATATAGGGCGAAATTACTGGGCACGTGTCAGTATAAAGTTCTAA
- a CDS encoding GH25 family lysozyme: MKKPAKHFLPLWAAMMSVILLLSAVCAVWWLLLKPMPANASEYDIHGFDVSHHQKAINWKQIPKDKYRFVYLKSTEGGDFKDTKFQENWLKAREQGFLVGAYHFYRLCRDGKVQAENFIETVPNKADALPPVIDLEYDSNCINTYSKEQLLKEIQVMHDLLKQHYGKQPMFYTSKAFYNIVLAGQFAEVPLWIREYKGLPDLKDHPKWHFWQHTSQGQIKGIPTTVDLNVFYGSEKDWLKFLKQNGIETAPTQNSAK, encoded by the coding sequence ATGAAGAAGCCAGCCAAGCATTTTCTACCTCTTTGGGCAGCAATGATGAGTGTCATCCTGCTGCTCTCTGCCGTTTGCGCAGTCTGGTGGCTATTGCTGAAGCCCATGCCTGCCAACGCTTCTGAATATGATATTCATGGTTTTGATGTCTCCCATCATCAGAAAGCGATTAACTGGAAGCAGATTCCTAAAGATAAATACCGCTTTGTCTATCTAAAATCGACTGAAGGCGGTGACTTTAAAGATACCAAATTTCAGGAAAACTGGCTCAAAGCACGTGAACAGGGTTTTCTGGTCGGTGCCTATCATTTTTATCGTCTGTGTCGTGATGGTAAGGTACAGGCAGAAAACTTTATTGAAACCGTACCGAACAAGGCCGATGCCCTACCTCCAGTAATCGATCTGGAATATGACAGCAACTGTATTAACACCTACTCCAAGGAACAGTTACTCAAAGAAATTCAGGTGATGCATGATTTGTTGAAACAGCACTATGGCAAGCAGCCGATGTTCTATACCTCTAAGGCTTTTTACAATATTGTACTGGCCGGACAGTTTGCTGAAGTACCATTGTGGATTCGTGAATATAAAGGCTTGCCTGATTTAAAAGATCATCCGAAATGGCATTTCTGGCAGCATACCAGTCAAGGTCAGATCAAAGGGATTCCAACGACTGTCGATCTGAATGTATTTTATGGTTCGGAAAAGGACTGGCTGAAATTCCTAAAACAGAACGGAATTGAGACTGCACCTACACAAAATTCAGCAAAATAA